GCCGGTCACTTCGTAGGCGGGGTGTCCCGCGAGCACCTTGCCCAGGGTGGACTTGCCGCTGCCGTTGGGGCCCATGATGGCGTGGGTCTCCCCGGCCCTGATCTCCAGGTCGATGCCCTTCAGGACTTCGTTCTCCCCGATGCGGGCGGTCAGATTGCGAATGGTAAGCATTTCGAACTCCTATTATCCGACCGAGCCTTCGAGCTTGAGGGAGAGCAGCTTGGTGGCCTCCACGGCGAACTCCATGGGGAGCTCCCTGAAGACGTCCTTGCAGAAGCCGTTGATGATCATGGAAATGGCGTCTTCGGCGGGGATGCCGCGCTGCTGGAAGTAGAAGAGCTGCTCCTCCCCGATCTTGCTGGTGGTGGCCTCATGTTCCACCCGGGCTGACTTGTTCTGCACCTCGATGTAGGGGAAGGTGTTGGCGGCGCAGGTGTGGCCGATGAGCATGGAGTCGCACTGGCTGAAATTGCGGGCGCCCTCGGCGCCGGGCAGGACCTTCACCAGGCCGCGGTAGCTGTTCACGCTGTCCCCGGCGCTGATGCCCTTGGAGATGATGGTGGAGCGGGTGTTCCTCCCGATGTGGATCATCTTGGTGCCGGTGTCGGCCTGCTGCTTGTGGTTGGTGAGGGCCACGCTGTAGAACTCGCCGATGGCGTTCTCCCCGGAGAGGATGCAGCTGGGGTACTTCCAGGTGATGGCGCTGCCCGTCTCCACCTGGGTCCAGCTGATCTTGGCGTTGCGGCCCTTGCAGTGGCCGCGCTTGGTCACGAAGTTGAAGATGCCGCCCACACCGTTCTTGTCGCCGGCGTACCAGTTCTGCACGGTGCTGTATTTGATCTTGGCGTCATCCAGGGCTACCAGTTCCACCACCGCCGCGTGCAGCTGGTTGGTATCGAACTGGGGGGCGGTGCAGCCCTCCAGATAACTGACGGAAGCGCCCTCCTCCGCCACGATCAGGGTCCGCTCGAACTGGCCGGACTCCTTGTTGTTGATGCGGAAGTAGGTCGAGAGGTCCATGGGGCAGGTGACGCCCTTGGGGATGAAGACGAAGGAGCCGTCGGTGAAGACCGCACTGTTCAGGGCGGCGTAGAAGTTGTCGGTGGTGGGGACCACGCTGCCCAGATACTTCTTCACCAGCTCGGGGTGCTCCCGCACTGCCTCGGAGAGGGAACAGAAGACGATGCCCAGCTCCCCCAGACGCTCCTTGTAGGTAGTGGTCACGCTCACGGAGTCGAAGACGACATCCACGGCGACCCCGGCCAGGGCCTTTTGCTCCTCGATGGGCACCCCCAGCTTCTCGAAGGTCTTGAGGAGCTCGGGATCCACCTCGTCCATGCTCTGATACTTGGGGGTCTTGGGCTTGGGGGCCGAGTAGTAGACGATCTTCTGGAAATCCGGCTTCTCGTAGCAGACGTGGGCCCAGCTGGGCTCGGTCATGGTGAGCCAGTGGCGGTAGGCCTTGAGGCGGAACTCCAGGAGCCACTCGGGCTCACCCTTCTTGCCGGAGATGAGCCGGATCGTATCTTCGCTCAGCCCGGGCGGAGCGGACTCGGATTCGATGTCCGTGACGAATCCGTACTTGTATTCCTGGCCTGTGAGATGCTGAAGCGACGAGCTCATGGAAGGCTCCCAACTGTTTCTTATGATGAAATCTTGACCTAGAATGTCAACTATAGATCCGGTGGTGGGGCCATCATCCGATCTCATTGTGAACATAGGCGCTTATCCGTGATGGGGGTGCCGAATCGAAAGGATGCAACCATGACCTTTAAGTCCATGCAGGAGCGTTACAGCTACGCCATCGGGCTGGATGTCTGCGAAAACCTGAAGCACCAGGATCTGGATCTCGAGCTGGAGTGCTTCGTCGCAGGGTTCCGGGACGCCTTCACGGGTGCCGAGCCCCAGCTGGACGAGGCCCAGAAGGCCGATGTCCTGGAGCATCTCCAGCAGCTCCTGCAGTCCAAGCATGCCGCCCGGATGAAGGCCTCCTCCAGCCAGAACATCGAGGATGGGAAGCGCTTCCTGGAGCAGAACAAGAGCGCTGAGGGTGTGCAGGTCACCGAGAGCGGTCTGCAGTACAAGGTCCTCCAGGAAGGTACCGGGGCCAAGCCCCGTCTGGTGGACACCGTCACCACCCACTACCGCGGCACCCTGCTGAACGGCAAGGAGTTCGACAGCTCCTACCGTCGCGGTGAGCCCGCCTCCTTCCCCGTGGGCGGCGTGATCCCCGGCTGGACGGAAGCGCTTCAGCTCATGAGCGTCGGCTCCAAGTGGCAGCTCTTCGTCCCCTCCGACCTGGCTTACGGTCCCCGTGGTGCCGGCCAGGACATCGAGCCCCACAGCACCCTGATCTTCGAAGTGGAACTGCTGGGCATCCAGTAGGGGCTCTCAGCCCTTCCAATCCCGCGGGATCCCAAGCGCCCGGATCGCCCGAAAGGCCGGTCCGGGCGCTTGGTCTGTAATGGGGTTCGGGTAGGGGATACTGATGACATGTCCTCGACCTGCCGCCCCATTGCGCACCGGGCCTCGCTCCTCCATCTCCTGGGTGACCCCGCTTCGCCGGGAGCGGTGGCGTTCTGGGAGGACGGGCTGCTTTGGGTGGAGGAGGGCCGGATCAAGGCGGTGGGGCCCGCCCGGGAGCTGCTGCCGCTGCCGGAGAGCGTGGAGCTGCGGGAGCACCCGCACCACCTCATCATCCCGGGGCTCATCGACGCCCATGTGCACTACCCCCAGACGGGCATGATCGCCTCCCACGGCGAGCAGTTGCTCGACTGGCTCAATACCTACACCTTTCCCACGGAAGCAGCCTTCGGCGACCCGGTCCATGCCCGCAGGGTGGCCGAGACCTTCCTGGACGAGCTGCTGCGGAACGGCACCACCACGGCGGCAGTCTTCTGCACGGTGCACCCGGAGTCCGTGGATGCCTTCTTCAGGGCAGCCCAGGCCCGGGGGCTCTGCATGGCGGCTGGGAAGGTCCTGATGGACCGCCACGCCCCGGAGGGCCTCCTGGATACGGCGGGGCAGGGGGAGGAGGAGTCCCGCCAGCTCATGGAACGCTGGCGTGGGGTGGACCGCCTCCGCTACGCCATCACCCCCCGCTTCGCGCCGACCTCCACCGTGGAGCAGCTGGCCTCCGCCGGGCGCCTGCTGCGGGAGGAGCCGGGATGCCTCATGCAGACCCATCTCTCCGAGAACCTCGGGGAGATGGCCTGGGTGCGGGCGCTCTTCCCGGAGGCCCTGGACTACCTGGATGTCTACGACCGGGCCGGGCTCCTGGGCGAGCGAAGCCTTCTCGCCCACGGCATCCACCTGGGGGACCGGGAGCTGGACCGTCTGGCGGAGACGGGCGCCAGCATCGTCCACTGCCCCAGCTCCAACCTCTTCCTGGGCTCGGGTCTCATGGACTGGCCCCGGCTGCGCGCCCATGGCGTCCGGGTGGCTCTGGGGACGGATGTGGGGGCGGGCACCAGCTTCTCCCTCCTGCGGACCATGGGGGAGGCCTACAAGGTCCAGCAGCTCCGGGGCCACAGCCTGGACC
The sequence above is drawn from the uncultured Holophaga sp. genome and encodes:
- the sufB gene encoding Fe-S cluster assembly protein SufB is translated as MSSSLQHLTGQEYKYGFVTDIESESAPPGLSEDTIRLISGKKGEPEWLLEFRLKAYRHWLTMTEPSWAHVCYEKPDFQKIVYYSAPKPKTPKYQSMDEVDPELLKTFEKLGVPIEEQKALAGVAVDVVFDSVSVTTTYKERLGELGIVFCSLSEAVREHPELVKKYLGSVVPTTDNFYAALNSAVFTDGSFVFIPKGVTCPMDLSTYFRINNKESGQFERTLIVAEEGASVSYLEGCTAPQFDTNQLHAAVVELVALDDAKIKYSTVQNWYAGDKNGVGGIFNFVTKRGHCKGRNAKISWTQVETGSAITWKYPSCILSGENAIGEFYSVALTNHKQQADTGTKMIHIGRNTRSTIISKGISAGDSVNSYRGLVKVLPGAEGARNFSQCDSMLIGHTCAANTFPYIEVQNKSARVEHEATTSKIGEEQLFYFQQRGIPAEDAISMIINGFCKDVFRELPMEFAVEATKLLSLKLEGSVG
- a CDS encoding FKBP-type peptidyl-prolyl cis-trans isomerase, with translation MTFKSMQERYSYAIGLDVCENLKHQDLDLELECFVAGFRDAFTGAEPQLDEAQKADVLEHLQQLLQSKHAARMKASSSQNIEDGKRFLEQNKSAEGVQVTESGLQYKVLQEGTGAKPRLVDTVTTHYRGTLLNGKEFDSSYRRGEPASFPVGGVIPGWTEALQLMSVGSKWQLFVPSDLAYGPRGAGQDIEPHSTLIFEVELLGIQ
- the guaD gene encoding guanine deaminase, translated to MSSTCRPIAHRASLLHLLGDPASPGAVAFWEDGLLWVEEGRIKAVGPARELLPLPESVELREHPHHLIIPGLIDAHVHYPQTGMIASHGEQLLDWLNTYTFPTEAAFGDPVHARRVAETFLDELLRNGTTTAAVFCTVHPESVDAFFRAAQARGLCMAAGKVLMDRHAPEGLLDTAGQGEEESRQLMERWRGVDRLRYAITPRFAPTSTVEQLASAGRLLREEPGCLMQTHLSENLGEMAWVRALFPEALDYLDVYDRAGLLGERSLLAHGIHLGDRELDRLAETGASIVHCPSSNLFLGSGLMDWPRLRAHGVRVALGTDVGAGTSFSLLRTMGEAYKVQQLRGHSLDPFQSFHAATLGAAEALGLAHRLGNLQPGKDADFVLLDLEATPLLAFRRRSCRGGRELLFLLQTLGDDRLVQETYALGACRFQRSGECRGRARASDGDRG